Part of the Helicobacter bilis genome is shown below.
CTCTAATACACTAAAGATAAATACAAAAAATTATGCACAAACAACTAAGAATACAGAAACTCTACCTTTTAGTCATTATTGAATTTAAGAAAAATAGTGAAATTTTGGGATTCCGTGTTGAATTGGCATGATTGTGGTTATAGGTTATATAGAGTTTAGAATCTCTTATAAGTGCCTTTGCGTCCCACCCTCCGCCATTTAAATTCTCATATCAAATCAATAAGGATTTTATGACTTAGTTTTATCCATATTTTCTATATCATCATCTACTTCATTCTCTGTATCTTGTTTGGGCAACACAATGCGGTCTATCAAGGTTTTTGCAAGCAGTCTTGAGCCATAGGGGGTAAAGTGGATACCATCTTGGGCTCTTACTAGTCTGCTTTTTCCATTACTATCTTTTATATATGCACTGAATTTGCCATTATGTAAAATCGCATCAGCTGTGAGAAAAATCCCGCCATTTGCACTTACGACTTGATAGTATAGCGTGTTGAGATAGGCTAACTTCTTATTCAAAGTTTCATTCTTTGTCATAGGGACTGCATACCATACAACTTGTGTGCCATGTGATTTTGCAATATTTATGATTGCTTGAATCCGATTTTTATACACTTCTTCCCAACTCTCTGTGCCAAAACGCATTTTTGGCATATTCCATGGATCATTTGCCCCAAGACACACGACCAATACGCCTATGTCTTTATACTGCTGAAAGGCTTGCATCGTCGCCCTCTCCCAGTTAAAAAATGATGGATAAGTAAGTCCTGTGCTTTGCTTTGCAAGATTTTTTGTGCGAAAACCATGCTGTTGTAACATACGGGGTAAAACCATGCCAATGCCCTGCATTAAAGAATCACCGATAAGCAGAAACCTTGTTTGTGGTGGTAGTATAAGCATTTTATCACTATTTTGTATGTAAGTAGAAGTAGATTCTGTATTTATAATCTCTTCTTGCAATATAGGTTTTTGTGTATTTGCGTTAGCTAGTTTAGAATCTTTTGTAGAAGTATCATTTGATTCTACAATCTCTTCCTTTTTGACTTCATTGAATTCCAATGTGTCTGTTATAGGTGATTTATCATATTGTGGCAGGGCTAACTCTATTGTGCTAGATTCTGGTTCAAAGATGGCAACTCGCATTTTTTCCAATCTAGCTGCAATCATATCCCCAAATAAAAAAAATGAAGATTCTGTGGTAATCATATCGCTTGCATAATGATACTGCTGCACAATGTAGGAAATAATACTTCTATGATACACATAGCAAACACAAAGCATAGTAAGTAGTCCCACAAAAACAAAGCGTATTACTCCCATATTAGTGCCTTGCATATCAAAATCCTGCATAAATAAAGTTTGGAATGCCACTTGGACCAAATCCTATAATACCAATAAGACAACCCGCAAATATAAATGGCTGCAAAATAAAAGGCATTTTGTAGAAAAATATAGAAAATCTTCTCTCCATATTCTCACACAATGGATAAAGCACAAATAAAATAGCACATAAAATACATAATAAAATCTCAGTATTTAAAAAGGGTTTTGTGCTATTTAACATGAAAGATTCTAAATAAAAGAGAGCGTCTTCAAGGTTTGGATAATAGAAAAATACCCATGCAAAAGTTACAAAATGAAATGTGATAAAAGCACTTACATAAGGGATAGGTATAGAAAGTTTTAATGCCCTCATGCAATTAAAGCAAATCGTCCCAAATCCATGCAAAAGCCCCCAAATAAGAAAATTATAGGTATTTCCATGCCATATACCTGATAAGCCAAAAGAAATCATAACAAAAACTTGAGCTAGAAAAAAGCCCTTTTTATTCCCACCTAAAGGAATGTAGATATAATCTCGTATAAAAAGCGATAAGCTAATGTGCCATCGCCCCCAAAAATCTTTGATATTTCTTGCTGCATAGGGCATGTTGAAATTTTGCGGTAAGCTAAAGCCTAGCATTAAGGCAAATGCACTCACCAAATCCACATAGCCACTAAAATCACAATACAGACGCACTGCATACGCATAGATTCCAAGTAAAAGCGTCAAAGAGCTATAATCAGCAGGATTTTGTAATATAGAATCTGAATAGGTTTGCAGATAACTAGCACACAATACTTTCTTAAATAAGCCAAATAAAATCAATGTAAAAATAAGACTTGTCTTACCAAAATGTCTTTCTTTATGAAGCTGTGAGAAGAAAAACTCACTCCGCATAATAGGACCAGAAATAAAAGTAGGAAAAAATGATAAAAATATTGCCAAAGAAAATAGACTAGCCATTTTTCTAGTCTTTGAGACAGACACAAGGTAGGTAATTGAAGCAAAGGTATAAAAGCTAAGTCCTAAAGGAAATAAGATATTAATATCAATGACATCAAGCCCAACAAGCATAAATATCATATCAAAGCTATCTTTAATGGAAGCAAAATATTTAAAAAAAGCAAGATTTAGCACAACAAGCCCAAGCGATAAAGTAAGCATAATCCGCGTTTCATACAGATAAATAAGACTAGAAAAAAGATAGATAACAAGCGTATATATGGCTACTACAAGACCAAAATAAGGATTAATCCATAATAATATAGCGTAGTTAAATAGCAACAATAAAGCATTTTGATAGATTCTGCCTACATATTTTAACCCCCAGTATAAACAGAAAAACAATAAGAATACAATCGCAAACTCCAAAGTAAAAAAAATCATAATATCCTCATTATAAGATTCACTCTAACTACTCTAAATCATAAAAATATGTTTAAAATAAAAACGCAAATTGTAACAAATTTTAAAGAATAAACGCAGGATTCTAGAAATGATTTTATATTTTATAATCTTAAAAACCATACAGATTTACACCAATATTCAACATAATTTGATACAAACATAACTAGACAAATAAATAAATAAATAAATACAGCTAAATACTTGTAAAACACAATCTTAATAA
Proteins encoded:
- a CDS encoding MBOAT family O-acyltransferase, which codes for MIFFTLEFAIVFLLFFCLYWGLKYVGRIYQNALLLLFNYAILLWINPYFGLVVAIYTLVIYLFSSLIYLYETRIMLTLSLGLVVLNLAFFKYFASIKDSFDMIFMLVGLDVIDINILFPLGLSFYTFASITYLVSVSKTRKMASLFSLAIFLSFFPTFISGPIMRSEFFFSQLHKERHFGKTSLIFTLILFGLFKKVLCASYLQTYSDSILQNPADYSSLTLLLGIYAYAVRLYCDFSGYVDLVSAFALMLGFSLPQNFNMPYAARNIKDFWGRWHISLSLFIRDYIYIPLGGNKKGFFLAQVFVMISFGLSGIWHGNTYNFLIWGLLHGFGTICFNCMRALKLSIPIPYVSAFITFHFVTFAWVFFYYPNLEDALFYLESFMLNSTKPFLNTEILLCILCAILFVLYPLCENMERRFSIFFYKMPFILQPFIFAGCLIGIIGFGPSGIPNFIYAGF
- a CDS encoding SGNH/GDSL hydrolase family protein → MAFQTLFMQDFDMQGTNMGVIRFVFVGLLTMLCVCYVYHRSIISYIVQQYHYASDMITTESSFFLFGDMIAARLEKMRVAIFEPESSTIELALPQYDKSPITDTLEFNEVKKEEIVESNDTSTKDSKLANANTQKPILQEEIINTESTSTYIQNSDKMLILPPQTRFLLIGDSLMQGIGMVLPRMLQQHGFRTKNLAKQSTGLTYPSFFNWERATMQAFQQYKDIGVLVVCLGANDPWNMPKMRFGTESWEEVYKNRIQAIINIAKSHGTQVVWYAVPMTKNETLNKKLAYLNTLYYQVVSANGGIFLTADAILHNGKFSAYIKDSNGKSRLVRAQDGIHFTPYGSRLLAKTLIDRIVLPKQDTENEVDDDIENMDKTKS